A stretch of Leptospira andrefontaineae DNA encodes these proteins:
- a CDS encoding DUF4349 domain-containing protein: MEQFSSVSKFIKKFSLVFAGIFAFLFITRLIYSYAVGPETNIINQEQGSSINFDYGRKNYASEKFYAPQDKAPISTSSQKYEKVAAVSSKTSEFDENERKTRKMVEDAKGVIQYEQRSGLAGKRTLQLGIGVNPDKFDSMVESIQTIGVIDSISVNKTDKTNEYKNITATRISLEKSKAGLLSLKGRNGKIEELISLEKEILEIEGKIQDLGVKLGEFDQENEFCTIKFTLKETGAVAGGFITFLKKCKISLEWTIKYGLLFSFLYAFAAVGGWITWFFGVKILAYLRSKGIL; the protein is encoded by the coding sequence ATGGAACAATTCAGCAGCGTTTCTAAGTTTATAAAAAAGTTTTCACTAGTATTTGCGGGTATTTTTGCATTTCTATTTATAACCAGGCTTATCTATAGTTATGCGGTAGGCCCTGAAACAAATATTATAAACCAAGAACAAGGTTCTTCTATCAATTTTGATTATGGGCGTAAGAACTATGCTTCTGAAAAGTTTTATGCTCCCCAAGACAAGGCGCCGATTTCCACGTCTTCTCAAAAATATGAGAAGGTAGCGGCTGTTTCTTCTAAAACTTCCGAGTTTGATGAAAACGAAAGGAAAACTCGAAAGATGGTAGAAGATGCCAAAGGAGTCATACAATACGAACAAAGATCAGGACTTGCAGGCAAAAGAACATTACAATTGGGTATTGGTGTAAACCCGGACAAGTTCGACTCAATGGTAGAATCCATTCAAACGATTGGCGTTATAGATTCAATTTCCGTAAATAAGACGGATAAAACAAACGAATACAAAAACATCACTGCTACCCGCATCTCCTTAGAAAAATCCAAGGCTGGGCTTTTGAGTTTAAAGGGCAGAAACGGTAAAATAGAGGAATTGATATCTTTAGAAAAAGAAATTTTAGAAATAGAGGGTAAGATCCAGGACTTAGGAGTAAAGTTAGGTGAATTCGATCAGGAGAATGAATTCTGTACGATCAAATTCACTCTAAAGGAAACGGGCGCTGTTGCTGGCGGATTTATTACCTTCTTAAAGAAATGTAAAATATCTTTAGAATGGACTATCAAATACGGATTATTATTCTCTTTCCTCTACGCATTCGCGGCGGTTGGCGGATGGATCACTTGGTTTTTTGGAGTGAAAATTCTGGCTTATCTAAGATCTAAAGGAATTTTATGA
- the fliH gene encoding flagellar assembly protein FliH, with amino-acid sequence MAKLVFKPIQIADMQDQVELQIPDKYKKFHRDEDAEEFEVDQEGNIIEQYQGPSIEEIEAELNRYKEETEENIKTMLEDSRRKSEEIEEEGRKKAFQMIQDSKEKIKLEEDSGKAKAEQILERAKMEAERMIKEAEMKTAEIEHEAYLKGFEAGREVGFRKGQGEVRRLIDRLGTIVGKAIDIRAELIQASEKQMVEMILIIARKIIKDEIIERKEIVLNNIREALKRIKDRDRVDIRVNFADLEITTAHKDELIKLMESLRKVNIYEDSRVDRGGVIIETDVGAIDARISTQLKEIEEAIRNAEPI; translated from the coding sequence ATGGCAAAACTAGTCTTCAAACCTATCCAAATCGCGGACATGCAGGATCAGGTAGAGCTGCAAATTCCGGACAAATATAAAAAATTCCATAGGGACGAAGACGCCGAAGAGTTCGAAGTCGACCAAGAAGGAAATATTATAGAGCAATACCAAGGTCCTTCTATTGAAGAGATCGAGGCAGAGCTAAACCGTTATAAAGAAGAAACGGAAGAAAATATCAAAACAATGCTCGAGGACTCCCGTCGCAAGTCGGAGGAGATCGAGGAAGAAGGCCGTAAAAAAGCCTTCCAAATGATCCAGGATTCCAAAGAGAAGATCAAACTCGAAGAGGATTCAGGTAAGGCCAAAGCAGAACAGATCTTGGAAAGAGCCAAGATGGAAGCCGAAAGAATGATCAAAGAAGCCGAGATGAAAACGGCGGAGATCGAACATGAGGCCTACCTAAAAGGATTCGAAGCAGGACGAGAAGTAGGATTCAGAAAAGGCCAGGGAGAAGTCCGACGCCTAATCGACCGTCTCGGAACTATCGTAGGTAAAGCGATCGATATCCGTGCGGAACTCATCCAGGCATCCGAGAAGCAGATGGTGGAGATGATCCTGATCATCGCTCGTAAAATCATCAAAGATGAGATCATTGAACGTAAAGAAATCGTACTCAATAATATTCGAGAAGCCCTGAAACGTATCAAGGACAGGGACCGTGTGGATATCCGAGTCAACTTTGCAGACTTGGAGATCACCACAGCTCACAAAGATGAACTTATCAAACTTATGGAGTCTCTTCGCAAGGTCAATATCTACGAAGACTCTCGCGTCGACAGAGGTGGGGTCATCATCGAAACAGATGTTGGTGCCATCGATGCAAGGATCTCCACACAGCTCAAAGAAATCGAAGAAGCAATTCGAAATGCGGAGCCGATCTAA
- a CDS encoding DUF3089 domain-containing protein → MKFLCNSLLVSVLSIFSFQCMFLIKPRKDFEESKNLTAPDYSKPEFWAALPDKKDNADLVPENSGLKENQSLAEADTFYIHPTTLLLRPNYWNGDLKDESLNERTDKHPIKTQASAFNECCKVYAPRYRQAAFFVFTKDASEGEAALDFAFQDVKASFLYYMKHWNKGRPYIIASHSQGTRHSIRLLKEVISTNLEYKKNLVVSYSIGFPFKKEEAGLPVCSGPKDTGCVVGWNSYIWGNSPGRLLDRYGKDTVCVNPLSWKQDEEYSAKSENLGSVNRSFDQLLPGVADAKCNSGVLWIHEPEITRTPNLGKDGNLHTGDFHFFYANIRKNAKERTETFLKNQNSK, encoded by the coding sequence ATGAAATTCTTATGCAATTCTCTTTTAGTTTCTGTACTTTCTATTTTTAGTTTTCAATGTATGTTTCTCATTAAACCTAGAAAGGATTTTGAAGAGAGTAAAAATTTAACTGCTCCCGATTATTCTAAGCCTGAGTTTTGGGCGGCACTTCCGGATAAAAAAGATAATGCGGATCTTGTTCCTGAAAATTCAGGCTTAAAAGAAAATCAATCCTTGGCAGAGGCAGATACTTTTTATATCCATCCAACTACATTACTTCTTCGTCCTAATTATTGGAACGGAGATCTAAAAGACGAAAGTTTAAACGAAAGAACTGATAAACATCCGATCAAAACCCAAGCAAGTGCATTCAACGAATGTTGTAAGGTTTATGCTCCTCGATATAGACAAGCTGCATTTTTTGTTTTTACAAAAGACGCTTCGGAAGGAGAGGCCGCATTAGATTTTGCATTCCAAGATGTGAAAGCTTCCTTTCTTTATTATATGAAACATTGGAATAAGGGTCGTCCTTATATCATCGCTTCCCATAGCCAAGGCACTCGACATTCGATACGTTTACTTAAAGAAGTGATTTCCACGAATCTGGAATATAAGAAAAACCTGGTAGTGAGTTATTCGATCGGTTTTCCTTTTAAGAAAGAAGAAGCGGGTTTGCCTGTTTGCTCAGGGCCGAAAGATACAGGATGTGTGGTGGGTTGGAATTCCTATATTTGGGGAAATTCTCCCGGTAGATTATTGGATAGATACGGAAAAGACACCGTTTGTGTGAATCCATTGAGTTGGAAACAAGACGAGGAATATTCAGCTAAGTCTGAAAATTTAGGAAGTGTGAACCGAAGTTTTGATCAATTGCTTCCAGGTGTTGCGGACGCTAAATGTAATTCTGGGGTTCTATGGATACACGAACCTGAGATCACTCGGACTCCAAACTTAGGAAAAGATGGGAATTTACATACTGGAGATTTTCATTTCTTCTATGCGAATATTAGGAAAAACGCAAAAGAGAGAACGGAAACTTTTTTAAAGAATCAAAACTCGAAGTAA
- the gmk gene encoding guanylate kinase, with translation MVLSSVAGGGKSTLIQLIRAKHPDLAFSVSCTTRAPRPGDKEGVTYFFLTKEKFESGIDNGEFLEWAKVHDNYYGTPAIFVNQCMSAGKSVIMDLDVQGAAQVKQKLGKEAITIFILPPNEEEWEKRLRGRGTDSEESILKRIKNGKEELAHKDEFDHIIVNDKLEHTLSRLEEILF, from the coding sequence ATCGTTCTGTCCTCCGTAGCAGGAGGAGGCAAATCCACACTTATCCAACTGATCCGAGCCAAACATCCTGATTTGGCTTTTTCCGTTTCTTGTACTACGAGGGCTCCTCGTCCAGGTGACAAGGAAGGAGTAACGTATTTTTTCCTGACTAAAGAGAAATTTGAATCCGGGATCGATAATGGGGAGTTTTTAGAATGGGCCAAGGTCCACGATAATTATTATGGAACTCCTGCAATATTCGTAAACCAATGTATGTCTGCCGGCAAGTCGGTGATCATGGATCTGGATGTGCAGGGCGCTGCTCAGGTAAAACAAAAATTGGGAAAAGAAGCGATCACAATCTTCATTCTTCCCCCCAATGAAGAAGAATGGGAAAAAAGATTACGCGGCAGAGGGACCGATTCCGAAGAAAGTATCCTAAAAAGGATCAAAAATGGAAAGGAAGAATTAGCTCATAAAGATGAATTCGATCATATCATTGTGAATGATAAACTGGAACACACACTTTCTCGTTTAGAAGAAATTTTATTTTAG
- a CDS encoding TrmH family RNA methyltransferase, which yields MKLTEEHSNFINLEEAIQLEEYFKTLISAEKVSKIQEVASFRTKYLTIVMEDIFQPYNASAPVRTSECLGLTDIHVIENRNTYRPNEGISLGAQKWLKIHKYQKPDFDNTRHCISGLKEKGYRIVATSPHTLENSYELDTLPLDKPCAVLFGSEEKGLSSYSMEEADVFLKLPMYGFTESYNISVTVAIVLSHLAFRLRKEVPNWALTEEEQVHIRNSYYKKVLYKGNLVESDLLQRIRSEAERVQ from the coding sequence ATGAAACTCACCGAAGAACATTCAAATTTTATAAATCTAGAGGAAGCAATCCAGTTAGAAGAATATTTCAAAACTTTAATATCAGCGGAGAAGGTCTCTAAGATCCAAGAAGTCGCTTCTTTTCGCACAAAGTACTTAACAATTGTAATGGAAGATATATTCCAACCTTATAATGCTAGTGCTCCTGTAAGAACTTCTGAATGTTTAGGCTTAACTGATATCCACGTAATAGAAAACCGAAACACTTATAGGCCTAATGAAGGCATTTCTCTCGGTGCTCAAAAATGGCTAAAAATTCACAAATACCAAAAACCGGATTTCGATAATACTAGACATTGTATAAGCGGTTTAAAGGAGAAGGGTTACAGGATCGTAGCAACCTCTCCTCATACATTAGAAAATTCTTACGAATTAGATACCTTGCCATTAGATAAACCTTGCGCAGTATTATTCGGTTCAGAAGAAAAAGGATTATCTTCTTATTCTATGGAAGAAGCAGACGTATTCCTAAAACTTCCAATGTACGGTTTTACTGAAAGTTATAATATTTCGGTAACGGTGGCGATTGTACTTTCACATCTTGCATTTAGGTTAAGAAAAGAAGTCCCTAACTGGGCTTTAACAGAGGAAGAGCAGGTCCATATCCGGAATTCTTATTATAAAAAAGTATTGTATAAGGGAAATTTAGTAGAATCGGACCTATTACAACGGATCAGATCCGAAGCAGAAAGGGTCCAATAG
- a CDS encoding TOBE domain-containing protein, producing the protein MKKKTILFFSILVLSAGTIYSKSKKASAPAKPKYVSGEELVNNPGKAVGETVRVAGTVTHVLYKGNSIRFVVHFSGKPVVLDSDDYSLMNRVSVGSYVEVCGFYLKNKKLDLDGKRTDMPSIVIEQTYCTN; encoded by the coding sequence ATGAAAAAGAAAACGATCCTATTTTTTTCTATACTAGTATTATCTGCAGGAACCATTTACTCTAAAAGTAAAAAAGCTTCCGCACCCGCAAAACCGAAATATGTTTCGGGCGAAGAACTGGTCAATAATCCGGGAAAAGCAGTTGGAGAAACTGTTCGAGTCGCAGGAACAGTAACTCATGTATTATACAAAGGAAATTCTATCCGATTCGTAGTTCATTTCTCCGGAAAACCAGTGGTTTTAGATTCGGACGATTATAGTTTAATGAATCGAGTATCTGTCGGTTCTTATGTGGAAGTTTGCGGATTCTATCTAAAAAATAAGAAGTTGGATCTGGACGGCAAAAGAACAGACATGCCTTCTATCGTAATAGAACAGACTTATTGTACGAATTAA
- a CDS encoding DUF370 domain-containing protein, producing the protein MSQFSVLNVGFGNIVMVSKIVGIIHSDSASAKRIRNEAKSNNSLVDATQGKKTRSIIITDSNHLILSNLRVEALTRRIESRDNSIAEEEEEKD; encoded by the coding sequence ATGTCCCAATTTAGCGTCTTGAACGTTGGTTTTGGAAATATAGTAATGGTTTCCAAAATTGTAGGTATCATTCATTCGGATTCTGCATCCGCTAAAAGGATCCGAAACGAAGCCAAAAGTAATAACAGTTTGGTAGACGCGACTCAGGGAAAAAAGACCAGGTCCATTATAATCACCGATTCCAACCATTTGATCCTTTCCAACTTAAGAGTAGAAGCCCTCACAAGAAGGATAGAAAGCAGGGATAATTCTATCGCAGAAGAAGAGGAAGAAAAGGACTGA
- a CDS encoding FliI/YscN family ATPase translates to MIEKKFHEKVDVISKYFLILDRTETIRKSGRVVRVSGNVIYSEGPPDSKIGEIMEVQKAGTEGYLQCEIVGFENHVYTLMPLGPVEGVYPDAFVFSSGRSLNVPVGKELLGRVLNGVGRPIDKKGLIITSEEKSPEGESINPLDRPVIRDILLTGVRAIDGILTVGRGQRLGIFSGSGVGKSSLLGMIARFTNADVNVIALVGERGREVNEFLERDLGKEGLAKSVVFAATSDAPKMEQVNCALLATSVAEYFREQGLHVNLMMDSLTRFAHANREISVSNHEPPITRGFSSSVFTKIAKLVERSGTSKSGGSITGFYTILTDTDEMEDPVADAVRGYIDGHIILSRKMAERNHYPAIDIPASLSRVMQSIVEEDQFMRAGMIRELISTYNSVEELILLNAYVRGSDPKVDLAIRKKDKIDSYLKQRLMERSLFPQTVSGLRDILKEEREEEEF, encoded by the coding sequence ATGATAGAGAAGAAGTTTCACGAAAAGGTAGACGTCATCTCCAAGTATTTTCTGATCTTGGACCGCACAGAAACAATCCGCAAATCCGGGCGCGTCGTTCGAGTCTCAGGAAACGTAATCTATTCAGAAGGTCCTCCGGATTCCAAGATCGGAGAGATCATGGAAGTCCAAAAAGCAGGAACTGAAGGTTACCTGCAATGTGAGATCGTTGGTTTCGAAAATCATGTATATACACTAATGCCTCTTGGTCCTGTGGAAGGAGTATATCCTGACGCTTTCGTATTTTCTTCAGGAAGAAGTTTGAATGTTCCTGTTGGAAAAGAATTGCTCGGTCGTGTATTGAATGGCGTAGGACGTCCGATCGACAAAAAAGGACTCATCATCACTTCCGAAGAAAAATCTCCAGAAGGAGAAAGTATCAATCCTTTGGATCGACCTGTGATCCGGGACATTCTACTTACGGGTGTAAGAGCGATAGATGGAATTTTAACAGTAGGCAGAGGACAAAGGTTAGGGATCTTCTCCGGATCGGGCGTTGGAAAATCCAGCTTACTCGGTATGATCGCAAGGTTCACGAATGCGGATGTAAACGTGATCGCACTCGTTGGAGAACGAGGCAGAGAGGTGAACGAATTTTTGGAAAGAGACTTAGGAAAAGAAGGTCTCGCAAAATCCGTAGTATTCGCAGCAACCTCGGATGCACCTAAGATGGAACAGGTAAACTGCGCATTACTCGCCACTTCCGTTGCAGAATATTTCAGGGAACAGGGACTTCATGTAAACTTAATGATGGATTCCCTAACCAGGTTCGCACACGCAAATAGAGAGATCTCTGTTTCTAACCATGAACCTCCCATCACAAGAGGTTTTAGTTCATCTGTTTTTACTAAAATAGCAAAACTAGTTGAACGTTCAGGTACTTCAAAATCAGGAGGAAGTATCACAGGATTTTATACGATCCTAACTGACACAGACGAGATGGAAGACCCTGTCGCGGACGCAGTCCGAGGTTATATAGACGGTCACATTATTCTTTCGCGTAAAATGGCGGAAAGAAATCATTATCCTGCAATCGATATTCCTGCTTCACTTTCCAGGGTAATGCAATCAATAGTTGAAGAAGACCAGTTCATGAGAGCCGGTATGATCAGAGAGCTGATCTCCACTTATAATTCAGTGGAAGAATTGATCTTATTGAATGCTTACGTAAGAGGATCCGATCCAAAAGTGGATCTCGCTATTCGCAAAAAAGATAAAATAGATTCTTATTTAAAACAAAGACTTATGGAAAGAAGTCTTTTCCCACAAACAGTCAGTGGCTTAAGAGATATCTTAAAAGAAGAAAGAGAAGAAGAGGAATTTTAA
- a CDS encoding FliG C-terminal domain-containing protein, protein MSILSGKRNRAGQLLRILGEHLPPEVFRHLGPQDTSKLLESFHKSGKIEAKQERELLGSFLEGLSTVPKEGIDRDTLALIQELETILKEDLVSEPEWSEELKSYTKEELSKIVAGESADRIALIFCYADPDTSARVLEEFPEETQEEILLSIRNLDLSSAGLMDSLERFLRFKKEVLKSPQSGVPTRDKGGKRAAELLGKLDPQDSQKLFSRIREKSQSFAENINKHFFRMEDLMDLSREALNKFMGEIHPIVTATAFKGTEPETKQVLLERLDPSLAYSIRLEEDSMGPVSLAEIETAQNGLLEIFKESVESGRIKFRRKN, encoded by the coding sequence ATGAGTATCCTGTCCGGAAAAAGAAACCGGGCGGGACAGCTCCTCCGAATCCTGGGGGAGCATCTTCCCCCGGAAGTGTTTCGCCACCTTGGGCCTCAGGACACATCGAAACTTTTAGAAAGTTTTCACAAGTCCGGCAAAATAGAAGCGAAACAAGAAAGAGAACTTTTAGGCTCCTTCTTAGAAGGACTCTCAACAGTCCCAAAAGAAGGGATCGATCGAGACACCTTGGCATTAATCCAAGAACTCGAAACTATCCTGAAAGAAGATTTAGTTTCAGAACCGGAATGGTCCGAAGAGCTCAAATCTTATACCAAGGAAGAACTTTCCAAAATCGTAGCAGGAGAATCAGCCGACAGGATCGCACTCATCTTCTGCTACGCGGATCCGGATACTTCTGCCAGAGTATTGGAAGAATTCCCGGAAGAGACCCAGGAGGAGATCCTACTTTCCATACGGAATTTGGACCTTTCTTCTGCCGGACTTATGGACTCCTTGGAGAGGTTTTTGCGCTTCAAAAAAGAAGTCCTGAAATCCCCTCAGTCTGGAGTTCCTACCAGGGATAAGGGTGGCAAAAGGGCCGCAGAACTTTTGGGCAAATTGGACCCCCAAGATTCCCAGAAATTATTCTCGAGGATACGCGAAAAGAGCCAGTCGTTTGCCGAAAATATAAATAAGCATTTCTTCCGAATGGAAGACCTGATGGATCTAAGCCGAGAAGCCCTAAACAAGTTCATGGGAGAGATCCATCCGATAGTGACCGCGACCGCTTTTAAAGGAACGGAACCGGAAACGAAGCAGGTTTTATTGGAAAGGTTAGATCCATCTCTTGCCTATTCCATCCGATTGGAAGAAGATTCTATGGGCCCGGTTTCCCTCGCTGAGATTGAAACCGCTCAGAACGGACTACTTGAAATTTTTAAGGAATCCGTAGAATCAGGAAGAATCAAGTTCCGGAGAAAGAACTAA
- the fliF gene encoding flagellar basal-body MS-ring/collar protein FliF — MPEQLQKILNNIKEFFNSLDTTKKLILGGVAITVVVALGLLTTVSSQKNKVILFQNLTAKDFAEVTKKLDSMGYSYSTGDTSIVSVDPEQRQEIITKLAQENLIPAGVQGWELFNVEKFTETQFDKDIKKYRALKGAIEQSLMTLRPVDKAFVNIAIPEDELFNSNASPVKASVILHFIPGVEGISKKEVKGIVNLVSRAVPKLKPENVVVADADGKIISDFEEDLEKERLELRVVQEKLRIQEEQRIQRLIDVRNTLRWFLGGEDRVDITRFEYMLNWDKESYKDNQVSPVIERPDDPNTPYSELKIVDGYSLKVSSKETSEQFTGRGFTPDGPAGTEPNLPPGYKDTDYQKADYKKTENINNFEFNRRVSEVQKQPWKIEKVNLSVVVDGQWTKKENADGTGYDRTYIPVSDEDIRTVRKNLEAAVGIDKARGDQISVISIAKDRTAQFAAEDEELRKQKAIRQMVIASLVIVLFLILTILIYRAIKKEIARRRRLREEELAAMQQMMREAALRVMDDGSAEVELSLDEKLRRELLENAINLAREKPEEVAQLLRTWLSEEEAT, encoded by the coding sequence ATGCCCGAGCAATTACAAAAGATTCTGAACAATATCAAGGAGTTCTTCAACTCTTTAGATACTACGAAGAAACTGATTTTAGGTGGAGTGGCGATAACTGTAGTCGTTGCCTTAGGGCTTCTGACAACCGTTTCCTCCCAAAAGAATAAGGTCATACTATTTCAAAACCTTACTGCGAAGGATTTCGCAGAGGTTACTAAAAAATTGGACTCCATGGGCTATTCTTACAGCACGGGAGACACCAGTATTGTGAGTGTAGATCCGGAACAAAGGCAAGAGATTATCACAAAACTTGCCCAAGAAAACCTGATCCCCGCAGGTGTGCAAGGCTGGGAGCTATTCAATGTGGAGAAATTCACCGAGACCCAGTTCGACAAGGACATCAAAAAGTATAGGGCCTTAAAAGGAGCTATCGAGCAATCCTTAATGACCCTAAGACCTGTAGACAAAGCATTCGTGAACATAGCAATACCGGAAGATGAATTGTTCAATTCGAATGCTTCGCCGGTGAAAGCCTCGGTCATCTTACATTTTATCCCTGGAGTCGAAGGGATTTCCAAAAAAGAAGTAAAAGGTATCGTAAACTTGGTTTCCAGAGCGGTGCCTAAACTCAAACCGGAAAACGTAGTAGTCGCAGATGCAGACGGCAAGATCATCTCCGACTTCGAAGAAGACTTAGAAAAAGAAAGATTAGAGCTTAGAGTTGTACAAGAGAAATTAAGGATCCAAGAAGAACAAAGGATCCAAAGATTAATCGACGTTAGAAATACTCTTCGCTGGTTCTTAGGCGGAGAAGACAGAGTAGACATCACCCGCTTCGAATATATGTTAAACTGGGATAAAGAATCTTATAAAGATAACCAAGTTTCTCCAGTAATCGAAAGACCGGATGATCCAAATACTCCATATTCTGAACTGAAGATCGTAGACGGTTATAGCTTAAAAGTTTCTTCTAAAGAAACCAGCGAACAATTCACCGGAAGAGGTTTCACTCCGGATGGACCTGCTGGAACTGAACCTAACCTTCCTCCTGGTTATAAAGATACAGACTATCAAAAAGCAGATTATAAGAAAACTGAGAATATCAATAACTTCGAATTCAATAGAAGAGTTAGCGAAGTCCAAAAACAACCTTGGAAGATTGAAAAAGTAAATCTCTCCGTGGTAGTGGACGGTCAGTGGACTAAAAAGGAAAACGCGGATGGAACCGGTTACGACAGAACTTATATCCCTGTTTCCGATGAAGACATTAGAACTGTTCGTAAAAACTTAGAAGCAGCGGTAGGCATAGACAAAGCAAGAGGAGACCAAATCTCCGTAATCAGCATTGCTAAAGACCGCACTGCTCAGTTCGCTGCAGAAGACGAAGAATTAAGAAAACAGAAAGCGATCCGCCAAATGGTAATCGCATCCTTGGTCATTGTATTATTCTTAATACTTACTATCCTCATCTACAGAGCGATCAAAAAAGAAATCGCAAGACGCCGCAGACTACGCGAAGAAGAACTCGCAGCAATGCAGCAGATGATGAGAGAAGCAGCTCTCCGAGTTATGGACGACGGAAGCGCAGAAGTCGAACTCTCTCTGGACGAAAAACTCAGAAGAGAACTTCTCGAAAACGCGATCAATCTCGCCAGGGAAAAACCGGAAGAAGTGGCACAACTTCTACGCACCTGGTTATCTGAAGAGGAAGCAACCTAA
- a CDS encoding periplasmic-type flagellar collar protein FlbB: protein MASLTDKARAVYLVLLIFFLVLIGFFAFHYFQIIDAAEIFPFLRTEPGLVNADSESPSELEKLEFRKEMERLAKDRDEISQKEEELKKEKERLEAELEKIEELKRGLTSKENELKSSESERNSRGKLVKVMAEKVANMPPDNAVQMLTNWSDKDIIDVFIQMDKDAEQDGRQTITTYLLTLFPAERRANITNKWLSRSDVIKAPESNSESEEL from the coding sequence GTGGCAAGTTTAACTGACAAAGCAAGAGCAGTATATCTAGTACTCCTGATCTTCTTCCTAGTGTTGATCGGATTTTTTGCGTTTCATTATTTTCAGATCATAGACGCTGCTGAAATTTTTCCTTTTTTAAGAACGGAACCAGGACTCGTAAATGCGGACTCCGAATCCCCTTCTGAATTAGAGAAGTTGGAATTCCGTAAAGAAATGGAAAGACTCGCCAAAGATAGAGACGAGATCTCACAAAAAGAAGAAGAACTCAAAAAAGAAAAAGAGCGCCTGGAAGCGGAACTCGAGAAAATCGAGGAACTCAAACGAGGTCTTACTTCCAAGGAAAATGAGCTTAAATCTTCTGAATCTGAAAGGAATAGCAGAGGTAAATTGGTTAAGGTCATGGCGGAGAAGGTGGCAAATATGCCTCCCGACAACGCAGTGCAGATGCTTACCAATTGGTCGGACAAAGATATCATAGATGTATTCATTCAAATGGACAAGGATGCAGAGCAGGACGGTAGACAAACAATTACTACCTATCTTCTCACCTTGTTCCCGGCAGAACGCAGGGCGAATATTACGAATAAATGGTTGTCCAGATCTGATGTGATTAAGGCTCCTGAATCCAATTCTGAGTCGGAAGAACTTTAA
- the fliJ gene encoding flagellar export protein FliJ: MKRFQFRLEPVLRLKKIKEDQKLKELSELVAEVNQRQSEIDSNDARIQSLSSTTLSGSADLREYSYLQTYMRQLLTRNSELENEIRSFDEPVEKKRTEVSEARKEKKVLELLKENRFKEYMHSYRKAEKIQAEEQFLADLYRKTREEIYGDDRSKRDPKVFTYDTGGVERTGTEDAGLSELRKLYERYKK, encoded by the coding sequence ATGAAAAGATTCCAATTCAGGCTCGAACCTGTACTTCGTTTAAAGAAGATCAAAGAGGACCAAAAACTCAAAGAACTTTCAGAATTAGTGGCAGAAGTTAACCAACGACAATCAGAAATAGATTCCAATGATGCAAGAATACAATCTCTATCTTCTACTACGCTGTCGGGAAGTGCAGACTTAAGAGAATATTCTTATTTGCAAACTTATATGAGACAACTTCTAACTCGAAATTCCGAGTTAGAGAATGAAATACGTTCTTTCGATGAACCTGTTGAAAAAAAAAGAACGGAAGTATCAGAAGCAAGAAAAGAGAAGAAGGTACTGGAACTTCTAAAAGAAAACCGTTTTAAGGAGTATATGCACTCCTATAGAAAGGCGGAAAAAATCCAGGCAGAAGAGCAATTTTTAGCAGATCTTTATAGGAAGACTAGGGAGGAAATTTATGGGGATGATAGATCTAAACGGGATCCGAAAGTATTTACCTATGATACGGGAGGCGTCGAGCGCACCGGTACAGAAGATGCGGGACTTTCTGAGCTCAGAAAACTTTACGAGCGTTATAAAAAGTGA